A genomic region of Cloacibacillus sp. contains the following coding sequences:
- a CDS encoding PAS domain-containing protein, which produces MERENALSLLKKFCELYFIRRDVDAACQLLSKNIMWFGTGAGEDVHNIEEARCSMQNEMAENPSPYKIKYICEECRPIGPDASTAFVKLKMSSPDITLDCRLSVTASREDGAWKVDTIHMSVPTALQNEDQYYPASFSAEKEEALRDSLLNKTINGATIGGYMEPGFPYYFASERMLSYLGYSSEAEFIEDIGGLIINSMHPEDGRQLEEDIMRAIAESGGYSVEYRMLRKDGSYLWVQDHGRKVTAADGKEAIVSVIFDITKQKEAELQLQKTALQMQNIINAIPGGVAIYKVSDKFETVYFSDGVPGLSGYTVEEYRELVKGDAADMTHPDDREMVVREMLYVCSHGTVADFEFRKIHRDGHTVWVHLQGVKIGEEDGCPLIQCVFHNISKLKEDEMLNEHLIDSISGGVATFQYVDGKIKTLRCSKGLLEMTGYNDEDYEAALKYNAFDIIYKDDVANFTKSLVKAMTTDGVLRYSYRITRKDGHVAGIHLNAKTIGRQNGHPVWYAVFMGMSDESRLYREIANDAINGIYVVNKLNYEILYMNHQMEQSLEERGYSLRVGDKCHEALRLCDKPCEECAVFSPDEGVPREIYFAHLGKYFSVVSRSIEWEGLPAYVVYLSDISEEKKANTEIRRIYNNIPGAVFQCRFDEGWSVISANDGLYKFLGYTREEFSAMGNQMAPVTHPDDLAVMGGSVVSQLESGKKLLENEHRLICKGGVVKWISVKAQLLVNDAGEKFFYCIFVDITRQKTNEEKRIASENNLAIAMEHAKMYYWEFEFETGRVYVNAAVQKAFGVPAILEHYPASYFDEEFVAEEDVPKYQECVKRLLSGEGYTETDVRVRTLQHGYSWMRVRFTATAVENGAVTRAVCTAEEIAEYKELESRFTTVLAQNGIVTWLYDISRRVMIQNYNSKANCGIERDEIENVPESLIESGICHPDHADKLRDFYKRLYDGEKQISAVIRLWCEPKHCYEWKRCTYTVIPDRDGQPTYALGSAVDVSEQVEAKQKYENAIKYRYRSLGDNVLLAGHCNITQNKIIEICDKTGAALLKRFGSDREKFFQGIGALIPDAEQRRAFYGIALRDSVTANFGLGITQRTAVCEINVAASGSNLRWVSVCIDAAEEPLSKELIGFLTVTDITDTKMQEQVLESVIECDYDYVGHLNLRSGAITLYKSGSYAAEPTRYLYGTPSTFSDVSEETAKLSVVPGEREDYLRRLDIRNVEEELRWKDFYEFTFHMREQDGRMRTKRLRIVAQDRAAGIAVISRTDVTEMISQQESQKAALLESLSIAEKANHSKSDFLSAMSHDIRTPMNAIIGMTELAVSDESNAKQVHESLQIIKSSSSVLLSIINDILDMSRIESGKMVLADETFSIAKQCHIAVDAIRGLSSRKNQQLKICSNIRHNLCCGDVARIHRALDNILSNAVKFTPEGGSIKCSLTELPMQNQNFALYRFEIADTGIGIPQEEQPHIFEPFYRVESSMTSRTEGTGLGLSIAKSIVDCMGGTISFQSEAGAGTTFVIELPLRLAEADHNEQPPSVEPEVAESALFGLRVLLCEDHPVNQKVAERILERAGVIVTVAENGQRGCELFSESPTGAFDVILMDVQMPVMNGYEATQSIRASAHPQARTIPILAMTANAFAEDVQKSLSAGMNDHLAKPIDPKRLYAALARYAQTLPENKIIDEL; this is translated from the coding sequence GCTCCAAAATGAAGACCAGTATTACCCTGCCTCCTTTTCCGCCGAAAAAGAAGAGGCGCTGCGCGACAGCCTGCTCAACAAAACCATAAACGGCGCCACCATCGGCGGCTATATGGAGCCGGGCTTCCCCTACTATTTTGCGAGCGAGCGTATGCTTTCGTATCTGGGCTATTCCTCCGAGGCAGAGTTCATCGAAGATATCGGCGGACTTATCATAAACAGTATGCACCCAGAAGACGGGAGGCAGCTTGAAGAAGATATAATGCGCGCCATAGCGGAGAGCGGCGGCTACTCCGTAGAATACCGTATGCTCAGAAAAGACGGATCCTACCTGTGGGTGCAGGACCATGGGCGCAAAGTGACCGCCGCTGACGGCAAAGAGGCTATAGTCTCAGTCATCTTCGACATCACAAAACAGAAAGAGGCGGAGCTGCAGCTGCAAAAGACCGCGCTCCAGATGCAGAACATAATCAACGCCATTCCCGGAGGCGTCGCCATTTATAAAGTCTCCGACAAGTTTGAGACTGTATATTTTTCAGACGGAGTGCCCGGGCTTTCCGGCTACACAGTAGAAGAGTACCGCGAGCTGGTAAAGGGCGACGCCGCTGATATGACCCACCCGGACGACAGGGAGATGGTCGTCCGCGAGATGCTTTACGTCTGCTCGCACGGCACCGTAGCGGACTTTGAGTTCCGAAAGATCCACCGCGACGGACACACCGTCTGGGTGCATCTCCAGGGTGTGAAAATAGGCGAAGAGGACGGCTGCCCGCTCATTCAGTGCGTCTTTCACAACATCTCAAAACTAAAAGAAGACGAAATGCTCAACGAACACCTCATTGATTCCATCTCTGGCGGCGTCGCCACCTTTCAGTACGTGGATGGGAAAATAAAGACGCTGCGCTGCTCAAAAGGGCTGCTTGAGATGACCGGCTACAACGACGAGGATTACGAAGCGGCCCTCAAATATAACGCCTTTGACATAATATATAAGGACGACGTGGCAAACTTTACAAAATCCCTCGTCAAAGCGATGACAACAGACGGCGTGCTGCGCTATTCCTACCGGATAACAAGAAAAGACGGCCATGTGGCCGGCATCCATCTGAACGCGAAGACGATAGGGCGCCAGAACGGACATCCCGTGTGGTATGCCGTATTCATGGGAATGTCCGACGAGTCGCGCCTCTACCGCGAGATAGCGAACGACGCGATCAACGGCATATACGTCGTCAACAAGTTGAACTACGAAATACTCTACATGAATCATCAGATGGAGCAGTCGCTAGAAGAAAGAGGCTACAGCCTGCGCGTGGGAGACAAATGCCACGAGGCGCTGCGCCTCTGCGATAAACCGTGTGAAGAGTGCGCCGTTTTCTCGCCGGACGAGGGCGTCCCCCGCGAAATATATTTTGCCCATCTTGGAAAATATTTTTCCGTCGTATCGCGCTCCATAGAGTGGGAAGGCCTTCCGGCCTACGTCGTTTATCTGTCGGACATCTCCGAAGAAAAAAAGGCGAACACGGAAATTCGGCGCATCTACAACAATATACCGGGCGCGGTCTTCCAATGCCGCTTCGACGAGGGCTGGTCCGTTATCTCGGCAAACGACGGCCTCTATAAATTCCTGGGCTACACGCGCGAGGAATTTTCCGCGATGGGCAATCAAATGGCGCCCGTCACCCATCCCGACGACCTTGCAGTAATGGGAGGCTCTGTCGTATCGCAGCTTGAGAGCGGAAAGAAGCTGCTGGAAAACGAGCACCGCCTTATCTGCAAGGGCGGCGTCGTCAAATGGATATCCGTCAAAGCGCAGCTTCTTGTAAACGACGCGGGAGAGAAATTTTTCTACTGCATCTTTGTCGATATAACGCGTCAGAAAACGAACGAAGAAAAACGCATCGCCTCGGAGAACAATCTCGCCATCGCAATGGAACACGCAAAAATGTACTACTGGGAGTTTGAATTCGAGACAGGGCGCGTATACGTAAACGCCGCCGTCCAGAAGGCCTTCGGCGTTCCAGCTATTTTGGAGCATTATCCAGCCAGCTACTTCGACGAGGAGTTCGTCGCGGAAGAGGACGTCCCAAAATACCAGGAGTGCGTGAAGCGGCTGCTTTCCGGCGAAGGCTACACGGAGACGGACGTCCGCGTCAGGACCCTTCAGCATGGCTACAGCTGGATGCGCGTGAGATTCACGGCGACCGCCGTTGAAAACGGAGCGGTGACGCGCGCCGTCTGCACGGCTGAGGAGATAGCCGAATACAAAGAGCTCGAAAGCCGCTTTACAACGGTGCTTGCCCAAAACGGCATCGTTACGTGGCTCTACGACATCTCGCGCCGCGTAATGATACAAAATTACAACTCCAAAGCCAACTGCGGCATAGAACGAGACGAGATAGAAAATGTCCCCGAAAGTCTCATAGAGAGCGGTATATGTCACCCTGACCACGCGGACAAACTGCGCGATTTTTATAAAAGGCTCTACGACGGAGAGAAGCAGATATCGGCCGTCATCAGGCTCTGGTGCGAACCAAAGCACTGCTATGAGTGGAAGCGGTGCACCTATACCGTCATCCCCGACAGGGATGGACAGCCAACTTACGCGCTTGGCAGCGCCGTAGACGTTTCCGAGCAGGTCGAAGCGAAACAAAAATATGAAAACGCGATAAAATACAGATACAGATCCCTCGGAGACAACGTGCTGCTTGCTGGACACTGCAACATAACCCAGAATAAAATTATCGAAATTTGTGATAAAACAGGGGCGGCTTTGCTGAAACGTTTCGGCAGCGACCGCGAAAAATTTTTCCAGGGCATCGGCGCCCTCATTCCAGACGCAGAACAGCGGCGCGCCTTTTACGGGATAGCCCTAAGGGACAGCGTAACCGCCAACTTCGGTCTTGGCATCACGCAGCGCACGGCAGTCTGTGAGATAAACGTCGCGGCCTCAGGCTCGAACCTGCGCTGGGTCTCTGTTTGCATCGACGCTGCGGAAGAGCCTCTCTCAAAAGAACTGATAGGCTTTCTCACCGTCACCGACATCACCGATACCAAGATGCAGGAACAGGTGCTGGAATCTGTCATAGAGTGCGACTATGATTACGTCGGCCATCTGAATCTGCGAAGCGGCGCAATCACGCTCTATAAAAGCGGCAGCTACGCCGCGGAGCCTACGCGCTATCTGTACGGCACGCCCTCAACATTCAGCGACGTCAGCGAAGAGACGGCGAAACTTAGCGTCGTGCCCGGCGAGCGTGAGGATTACCTCCGCAGGCTCGACATAAGAAACGTGGAAGAAGAGCTGCGCTGGAAGGACTTTTACGAATTTACCTTCCACATGAGGGAGCAGGATGGGCGCATGCGCACGAAACGCCTGCGTATCGTGGCGCAGGACAGAGCGGCCGGCATAGCCGTCATCAGCCGCACAGACGTGACGGAGATGATATCGCAGCAGGAGAGCCAAAAGGCCGCGCTGCTGGAATCTCTTTCCATAGCTGAAAAGGCGAATCACTCAAAGTCAGATTTCCTGTCGGCCATGAGCCACGACATACGCACGCCGATGAACGCCATCATCGGCATGACGGAGCTTGCCGTCTCCGACGAAAGCAACGCAAAGCAGGTACACGAGAGCTTGCAGATAATAAAAAGCTCATCGTCGGTGTTGCTTTCCATCATCAACGATATTCTAGACATGAGCCGCATTGAAAGCGGTAAAATGGTGCTGGCCGACGAGACCTTTTCCATCGCAAAACAGTGCCACATAGCGGTAGACGCCATCCGCGGGCTCTCCAGCCGTAAAAACCAGCAGCTCAAAATCTGCTCCAACATCCGCCACAACCTTTGCTGCGGCGACGTCGCGCGCATCCATCGGGCGCTTGACAACATACTCTCAAACGCCGTCAAGTTTACCCCAGAAGGCGGCTCCATCAAGTGCAGCCTCACCGAGCTGCCGATGCAGAACCAGAACTTCGCGCTCTACCGTTTTGAGATAGCGGACACCGGCATCGGCATCCCGCAGGAGGAGCAGCCGCATATCTTTGAACCGTTCTACCGCGTGGAAAGTTCCATGACATCGCGCACGGAGGGCACCGGCCTGGGCCTCTCCATCGCAAAAAGCATCGTAGACTGCATGGGCGGGACGATATCGTTCCAGAGCGAGGCAGGCGCAGGCACAACCTTTGTCATAGAACTGCCGCTCCGCCTTGCCGAAGCCGACCATAACGAGCAGCCGCCGTCCGTGGAGCCGGAGGTGGCGGAAAGCGCTCTGTTTGGCCTTCGCGTGCTCCTTTGTGAGGACCATCCTGTCAACCAGAAGGTGGCCGAGCGCATCCTCGAGAGGGCCGGCGTCATAGTGACCGTCGCCGAAAACGGACAAAGAGGCTGCGAACTTTTCAGCGAAAGTCCAACAGGCGCTTTCGACGTGATACTTATGGACGTCCAGATGCCGGTCATGAACGGATATGAGGCGACCCAAAGCATCAGGGCAAGCGCTCATCCGCAGGCGCGCACGATCCCGATACTCGCAATGACGGCAAACGCCTTTGCCGAGGACGTGCAAAAGAGCCTGAGCGCCGGCATGAACGACCACCTGGCAAAGCCGATAGACCCCAAACGTCTCTACGCCGCGCTCGCACGTTACGCACAAACGCTCCCGGAAAATAAAATAATTGATGAACTTTAA